AAAATGCGCCAACAACATTTGGcctttgtaattttatttcaaaagaaagaCATACACTTACAACACCAGCGTAATTAATCACGTATTGTTACGTTAAAAAGTTGAATGACATTCTAAAAGataaaattttttaaattatttgtaaATAGAGGGATACTTAAACGAAACAACTTTTCTGCATATGGCAAGACACATTCAAGCGCTTTAACCCGCCAGCAGGTGGCAATCTATGAAGCTACTCATGCAAAATGACATTAATGCCCATATGCAACTATAGCATCACGGGCGAGCGCATCAACGACAAACCCAAAAACGAAACCGACTGAAGAACAAAGGAACAGTGAAgactctgagagagagagagagagacagagagagatgaCGATGGGAACGACGACGCAGGCGTACGGCGAGTCGCGGTACTGGGACAACCGCTACGCCAACGAATCAGAATCGTTCGATTGGTACCAAAAGTACCAATCTTTGGCTCCGCTGATCAATCTCTACGTCCCTCGCCATCCCAACCAACACAACCGCATCCTTGTCGTCGGCTGCGGAAACTCAGGTACGTACTCTGCTTTCTCCCTGCAACCGCACTCACCCGATCAGATGATTCAGATCTCCCATTTGATTCAcactcaaaactcaaaaggaaTTGGTTTCCAAAACGCAGCGTTCAGCGAGGGGATGGCCGATGATGGGTACGAGGATGTGGTTAGTATTGACATTTCATCTGTGGTCATCCAAACTATGCAGAGCAAGTACTCGAATCGTCCACACCTCaaatgtatgttttttttttatatattttaaatttgatatttttatgagttatttatttgtattttggttAATTAGctcttaattttgtttattaACAATTAATTAGATTTGCAAATGGATGTTCGAGATATGAGTGCTTTCGAAACTGCTTCCTTTGATGCTGTTGTTGACAAAGGTACTTCATTTTTATTCTCGTcgtaattattaaattatattctcCCGCACAACTAATCTAAACTGCGGAATGCACTTCATAttgtgaatttttatttttcaggaaCTCTAGATTCTCTTTTGGTAAGCGCTGATAACCCTTGTGCTATGTTCTTGTGCTTGTTTTTATGTCGTTTCGATATTTATGTTTCTTTTGTTGTGCGATTTTTCATGCTTAGTGTGGAAATAATTCGCGGCAAAATGCTACCGAGATGCTTGAGGAAGTTTGGAGGTATAAACCTGTTTTAATAAGTAAATGCAGTTGTCCTAAacttttggttttgtttattttcttgattttgttCACCCACCATATATTGAAGCGGTTAATAACAACCTATAGGGTCCTCAAGGATAAAGGAGTCTACTTTCTGGTAATGTTGCTCTTTCTTTTATTCTCCGCCTACGATTTCAATATACCCTCCCTTCCCCCGCCCAGCCGCCCTCTTTTTTCGTATTCTTGTTTTGCATTCTGTGTTTCCATAACTTGTCTCAAACATGCTGCTGTAGGTAACATACGGTGCCCCATTGTATCGTTTGCGCTTGTTGAGAGAGTCATGCTCGTGGATGATAAAACTCCATGTGATAGGTTGGTTAACTCGTATTTTTCTtggcatttgatcttttttgttatatatatgtgttgatTTCTGTCCGTGCCATCACCATGTATGCAGAGAAACTTTCCTGTGAAGATAAACCAGAACCTCCAATATGGGATCTGACAAATCCTGTTCCGCTGCATGGTGATGGAAGCTCAGCGGAGGAATTGCTAGGAAACAACCCTGATGTTCATTATATTTACATTTGTACGAAGGTTGGTAGAATCAAATTTCCTATCTTGGCAATTTAGTGCATTTTTATCAGATAGGAGTGAGGTgtgtaaggctagccgacattcacccatgagcggtaggtctcgggttcgagacttgggagcagtctctccataaataggggtaaggctagccgacattcacctctcccagaccctgcgtaaagcgggagccttgtgcactgggtacgacatttTTAGGAGTGAGGTGTGTAAGTTGACTACAATTTGATTACAtttatttcctttcttttggTCAGGATAATTCTTTAAAGCCAGGCGTTAAGCGTGAACCCTCGGTCGATTGAGGAAGATAAGTATCTTCAACCTCGTACGGTTCATCATTCCCTGTACCTGTATTGTTGCATGTGTTGAAACTTCAAACTGATAATTATACCTTCTACCATGTGCTAGTTTCATTTCTTACTTGAGATGACTTTTCGTACTTACTAGTCGGTTAACAAAAGAGAGGAAAAAGCCGGCTCAATAGTAAACGGAATGCCCAAAATTTAGCCGAGGTTTCCAGGACAGAGCTAGGACGGCCCTAGCTAATCTATAACTGCTACAACTTGCAGTCGTAGCTTGTGATAACAGCATTTTCAGGGGCTTGTATTTTTGCTTGTTCTTTTCTTCACTAGCAGTTGAATTTTCAGTTGCCAAATCTTCTTGTGGAATTGAGAGTGACTTGtggtttgttttttgttgtaGAGCACCTCCAGCCGACCAAAATAGGCACGGCCGAAGCCTAAAAAAATAGGTTGGCATCGTGTAAAAccctccacccctaaaaatagGTCAGCCCAAAGTCCAAGCCAGCTTGTAGGCCGGCCCAAAATGGACTAAGTGAGGAATCGGCCTATCTAACTTCATGCTAGCGTCAACATGATGTCAGCGAAtgctagatttttttttacgtcAAGCGCGTGGGAAACACGCGCGCGTTCCTGATAGCAACCAGACTGGTGAGCCCCGCCAATGCAGGCGCACTAAAAAGGCGCGGGACATGGTCACGTGGCGTGTCTtcggccgttggattttcaacggtaaaaaaactttgaatttcAAACCCAACGGCTAGTGATTTGGCAACATCTAGGCCGTTAGATTCCTATATCAACAGTCCAGGATTTTCAGccaaaaaacttaaaataataaaataataaaaaaataaaagagaaaatgtCAGAATTCTTACCGTTGGTCACGTGTCCAGTTCTGGGTTGTTGGATTTAAATCTTTTTCAAATTCAGCGATCCatattaattaacttaataaaaattatcaaaaaaatatttaaaatgatttaaaaatccagaaaaaataaaacaaaattttattatttttttctataaatacctaaccattatcttccaccttacaccacatttcaatattttcaacactttgaaccaaagctttcatatacttttgtGTGCTAAAAATGGCTACTTGGCCgatcattgaagatgttacgttgtgtgaatgttgggttcaaaTTACTCATGACTCgcatacgggtaatgagatgcagttgcgagaattTTAGAGTTGAATTACTACAGCGTTTTGCAAGAGGCTTGGAGAAGACGCAAGAagtagtcaaggtcttcaaggtcgttggaaaaaactcaacaacTCGCTTATTAGTTGGAAAAACACCATCTCTCAAGCTTCCTCTAATCTGAGTAGTGGCAAAAGTTTAGCGGATCatgtgacaatatttttatttatttatttgtattccACCcacattaattttttaatttatttatttgtattacaCCCACATTTTATAATAATGTCTTATCCCACATTTTAtacacttcaagcacaagcatggTACAATGcgaacaacaaaaacaaatcattcaccagATAAGAATGTCGAAATGTTAtcaaagattgtcctagatACAAACTTGTGTCAACCGGTCCAAAAGTTGTCATGCACGACATCCCTTTACACAGTTCGTTAGAAGCAGACCCGGACCAACAAGAAGGTGCATATTTGAAGAGCAGGAAGGGCCGCAAGAAGCAATGCCAGAGCCGACTCATCGGTCCCTAAGTCCTCAAGGTAAAAAGGCGGCAAAGAAAAAAGGGAATTCTTCCAATAATGATTGCACAAAATATATGGAtgaacttgctcgccaaggtgaactgaCCATGGCGCGGGACGCGGTTAGAGATAAGGCAAAAGCTGCGATTATGCAAGCAATCTTAACAGCTACTGAGAGATGTGATGCGGCTAATGTGAGACAAAGAGAACTACTTAATCAAGAAATTGagatgcttagagaagaaatgatggctcaagcagatcgtgacacTATGAACAAGCCTCCAGTAGAAATGTCTCcgaaatctaaatatttttggacatcgaAAAAAGAGGATGTGGTACGAATGAGGCATACAAGAAACGAGGGAACAAATGGAGGGGGTTCTAGCTACATATCCTAGCTCCTCAGACTTTATATAAtatctaatttatttttgtactttatgtaatttcgtaTTTAgttttagtactttatgtaatttcagtACTTTaggtaatttcttatttatttctagtactttatgtaatttcatatttatttttagtacattatataaacacaccaaataaaattacataaacataccaaataaaattGCATAAACACACCagataaaattatataaacacactaaataaaacttaaaaaaaacacaccaaataaactaAGAACTTTATTTTTCGACCACAAGCTCATTTTAAGTTTCTTCACCTTGTTTCAATCTCCACAagtgctcaatcaagtcactTTGACGGCTTAAGTGCATGTGTGGTCGTTT
The nucleotide sequence above comes from Malus sylvestris chromosome 16, drMalSylv7.2, whole genome shotgun sequence. Encoded proteins:
- the LOC126608631 gene encoding uncharacterized protein LOC126608631 isoform X2 codes for the protein MTMGTTTQAYGESRYWDNRYANESESFDWYQKYQSLAPLINLYVPRHPNQHNRILVVGCGNSAFSEGMADDGYEDVVSIDISSVVIQTMQSKYSNRPHLKYLQMDVRDMSAFETASFDAVVDKGTLDSLLCGNNSRQNATEMLEEVWRVLKDKGVYFLVTYGAPLYRLRLLRESCSWMIKLHVIEKLSCEDKPEPPIWDLTNPVPLHGDGSSAEELLGNNPDVHYIYICTKVGRIKFPILAI
- the LOC126608631 gene encoding uncharacterized protein LOC126608631 isoform X1 — protein: MTMGTTTQAYGESRYWDNRYANESESFDWYQKYQSLAPLINLYVPRHPNQHNRILVVGCGNSAFSEGMADDGYEDVVSIDISSVVIQTMQSKYSNRPHLKYLQMDVRDMSAFETASFDAVVDKGTLDSLLCGNNSRQNATEMLEEVWRVLKDKGVYFLVTYGAPLYRLRLLRESCSWMIKLHVIEKLSCEDKPEPPIWDLTNPVPLHGDGSSAEELLGNNPDVHYIYICTKDNSLKPGVKREPSVD